The Amycolatopsis methanolica 239 nucleotide sequence TGGGAGAGGGCAACCGCTCGAACCAGCTAATGGGGAGGGCATTTCGGTTCGCTAGGCAGCCGACAAGAAGGCCGACTTCGCGGCAGCCCTAAATTCGTGCAGCACGCGCAATGTGCATCCACGGTACAACCCGAGCAAACCTTATACCGGAGGCTGCGGCGACCATCGCCCCTGCATGGGAAGTATGCAGGATACGCTCAAGCTTGTACGCCACCACTGCTGCATCGTACTCGGGTTCGCCTTGCATGCCGCGGGGGTCGATGAGCTTCCAGTGGTTGTTGGGACCTGCGAGGATGTTCCAGGGTGAGGCGTCGCCGTGGCAGAGGCCGGGGCGCATGTCTGCGGCGAGGTCGTCGAGGAGTTCAAGGGCGTGGACTCGTTCGGCCTTGGGGGCTATCTGCTCGCCGACTGGGAGTTCGGTGAGGTTGTCGTTGGTGAGGCGGTCGCGGAGCCAGTCGGTGATGAGTGGCAGGTCGGCCGACGGTGCGGGTTGGCCGGCCATTGCCCGGAGGGGGCGGGCCAGGGCCTCGATGTCGAGGGTCGCCGGGTTGGCGTCGGCGAGTGGGGTTCCGGGGATGACCTGCTCCATCACCGTCCATGAACCGGTGTCGGTGCTGGTCGTGAGGTGGATCTTGGGGCCTACGTCGAGGTGGCCCAGTGCTTCGGCGACGGTGGCTTGGTCAAGGGCCGCCGGGTCGGGTGAGGCTCGGAAGATGAGCGGGCCGTGCGGGCTGGTCGCACTGACCACGAAGGCGTACCGCGCTGGTAGGACGCGCTGCGGGGTCGCCGAGTGCTGGCGGGTCAGTTCGTCGAGTTCGGGGCCGATGCTGGTCAGCCAGGTGTCCGCGCGGTCGGGCCATCGTGCTCGCACAGAGCTGGCGAGCTTGTCCGGGACCTTCACGGGACTGTGGCTAGCTCGGTCAGTACATCGGTGATCGCGTCGGCTCCGGCGCTGGTGAAGCGCTCGCGCTTGCCTGGTTTGTTGGCGTAGCCGATCGACCGGACACCGGCGGCTTTGGCGGCTTCGATGTCGGTCAGGGAGTCGCCGACGAAGACGCATCGCTCAGCGGGGATCCCCAGTGCCCGGAGGGCCTGGTTCAGGAGGTGCGGGCGTGGCTTGAGGAGTCGGATGTCTGCGCTCTCGCGGGCCGATACCGTGTCGACCAGGGGGCGGAGGCCGTAGAAGTCGAGGTAGGCGCTGATGGCGGCGGCGCTGTTGTTGCTCACGATCGCCAAGGGCCGGCCGGAACCGTGCCACGCCTGCATGAGTTCGTGAGCGCCCTCGGTCGGCGCTGCGGTGGTCATCGCCTCGACCTCGTGGGCGGTGAACGCGGCCTCGACGTATCGGGCGTCGTCGTCACCGAGTGAGGCGGCGTATTCGAGCACGTCGAACGGGTCGCTGCTGCTCGCCACGGGCTCAGGTGACGCATGTCCGGCGTCGGCGAGGACAGTGCGGAGCTGGTCTGCGACGACGGGTGCGGGGATTCCCGCGAAGACCGAGCACACCGGGCCGTCGAAGTCGAGGAGGAGCGCTCGGGCCTGGTCCAGCAGCTCCGCGGCCGTCATCGCTGGAAGTCCTTGCCGACGCTGGACCACATGCTCTCGAACCACGTCTTGGCCTGGTCGACGTACTGCGACCCGGTCGACGTGTCGTCGTCGTTCGCCGAGTGGTGGAACAGGATCGCGTCTTTGCCCATCAGGTCGTACATGGACTCGGTCTGGCCGTCGTAGCTGATGACGTGCTCGCGGACCGGATAGAAGCCGAAGAAGGCTTCCTCGTCGTTGATCAGGTAGAGCTTGAATGTCGGCGGCACGTTGTGCACCCGGATCTCGGCCGATGCCTCGTTGATCAAACCAAGGTCGGCGAGTTCGGTCACGGAATCGACGATCGCGAGCGTGTTCCGGCGCATGATCTCTTCGGCCCGCTTGCGGAAGACCGGGCTGTCAGTGCGCTCGTCCACGGTCACCGGCAGCGTCCAAGGCTGCCTCGGATCGGGCACGAGCAGTCGGACCCGGATCGACTCGGGGCGAAGCCGGCCAATGCGGATCTTGTCCAGGGGCTCGGCGATGACGCCGTGCAGGGTCTCGCCGGAGAAGCCCGCGAAGTCGACGGTCACATGTTGTGCCTCGAACGCGCGCTCGATGTGCGGGCGGAGGCCGATGGGGCGTTCGGTGCGCTCTCGGACGAACACACCGCTGCCCTGACGGGAAACGATCAGGCCCTCTTCGCGCAGCTCACGCAGGGCGTTCTGCACGGTCATCGGGGCGACGTTGTAGGTCTTCGCCAGCTCGTTCCGCGAGGGCAGCTTGTCGCCCGGGCTGAACTTCTTGGTCAGGATCGCAGCGCGAAGGGCGTTCGCCACCTGCACATACGGCGGCCTCGGGTCATCGGGATCGAGTGGCACGGCCGTCCTCGCTCTCCTGCTCCAGCTAGTGCACTTCGTAGACGTCTAGGGACGCACACGGACGCCTAGGCATGTAGCTAGTCGTCTAGATGGAGTTTCCCGCAGGGCCGGACGCCCTGTCTAGGCCAGCTAGTCGCCTAGCCCGATTGCAGCTTGCTTGACTTGTCTAGGCAGGCTGGCTAACCTATCCCTGTCAGCCACGATAGGCAGCGCCGACTGAGGCGCCTACCAGGAGGAACAGGCAATGGCGGTACCGCGCGGAACGCGCTTCGAGATCGAGCACGACGTGGTCTTCCCGGAAGGAGCGGCGATCGTTGGTCCGGTCACACCGGACATGGAGTACGTCTCCAACGAGGACAAGGCCCGGGGCAAGCAGCCCAAGCAGAAGATCGACGAGCAGACCGGTCTGCCGCAGTGGAAGGTCACGGTGACCGACCCCTCTGCCGAGAAGGACCGGGACAAGTCGGTCACGGTGACCCTGCTCGACAGGGTCCAGCCGGTCCCGCCTCCGGCGGTGATGCAGGGCTTCGACTTCCGGCCGGTCCTGTTCGAGGGCCTGACGGTGGAGCCGCGGGTCATGGGCGAGAAGTTCAAGTACCAGGGGTGGGCGCTGCGGGCGACCGGGATGCGTGAGCCCAAGGGCGCGACCAACTCCCGGCCCACCCAGAACAAGGGTGCCGGCCAGGGCTCGAGTGAGCAGAAGGCCGCCTGATGGTGGGGCGACCGTCGCGTGAGGCGGTCGCTCGGTGGAACACCGCGTATGCCGAGCAGACAGCCGCACTGTTCGCCGCGATGCGAGCAGCCGCCGATGACGTGGCGGCAGTGCGGCGTCTCGCTCAGGCATACCACTCCGTCGCCGAGGCGTGGCGAGTCCTCGCGGAGGACCTGGGGGCACCGTTGTGGGCTCGCCACGCAGCATCCGTAGCCGCCGAAGAGTTCGAGCGCAGAGCCCGTCTCGAAGCACGGCGCGCAGATTCCATCCAGTCCTGACACCAAGAGGGGGCAGTTGTGCCCAGAGTTCCGAATGACCTGGTCGGCTACGTGTACGAGTGGCTGGCCGATGACATCGCAGCGCGAATCGCCTCGGGCGAGATGCCTCCGCGAAGCGCGCTGCCCAACGAACGTCGTCTCGCTGAGGAGTACCGCGTCTCTCTGGGCACAGCGAGGCACGCGGTCGAGATCCTCCGTGAACGCGGCCTGGTGACCACGATTCGCTCCAAGGGCACGTTCGTGGTCGAGCGCGAGACCAACCGCTGAAACCTCGATGACTTAACAGGAAGGAGGTGATCGCGGTGGCACACAAGGTTCGACGTAGGTGGCTGGTCCGCCGACGCTGCTGGGTCTGCGGGCATTCGCAGCGGGTCCTGCGCAACAAGGTGCACGTGTGCCGAAGGTGTTCCCGACAAGCAACCGAAGGACTCTAAGGGGTCCACAAGTGACTGAAAACGCGCGCTATGTCGTGCGGCGATGAAACACGCCCTCATTCGGGCTCTTGAACCGTACGGCGCAGAAGCGGAAACCGGCTGCCAACCTCTTGCCGCTCCTGCGCTGTCCACACCTCACGGAGTAGACAGTGGAAACGCTAGCCAATGCTGGCGGGCACGTGTCAAGCGGGGTCACCCGGACGCGCTGTGCCGCATGCAAGAAGTTCGCCCGCCTCGCTCCTGGTGACACCGAGTGCGCCACCTGTGCGGGACGGCTGGATCTGCCGATCACGGCTCGGAAGGCCGGTGGTCGGCGATGAACGCACACACCTTCGGAGTCCTGTTGCTCGGCAGTGCCGGCCTCGCCGTTGTTGTCTGGGTGCTCCAAAAGCTCGGCAAGGCGCTCGCCTCGATCGCGGAAGCCCTCGCCGCTGCTGCGGTGGTTTTCCTTGCCCTGTGGTGGGTTCTCAAGGGCGCGGTCTGGGTCGTCAAGGAGATCCTGACGCATCCGCGGACCACGCTCGCTGTGCTCGCGGTAGCGGCGTGGTGCATGTGGTTGGGTTGGATGTCGTTGGCGGTGACCGGTCTCGTCATCGCGACGGGACTGCTGACCTGGCGGCGCTTCCACCTGGTGTCGTTCGACCAGTGGGCCGGGCGCGCGCTGCGCTCGTGGTGGTTCCGCTGGGCGCTCTACATGCCCAAGCTGCCGGAATGGCTGCACGCCTGCGGCCTGAGCGTCAAGGACGACACCGTGCCGGTCGATCTGACCGTGACGCTCGTCGGACGGAAGAAGATCACGCGCGACCAGCGGCGGCCCGGTGTTCGGTTGCCCAAGGTCCGGCGAGTGCGGTCGGGTGCCTCGTGGGACGAGGTGCGGGTCGAGCTGGTACCGGGACAGAAGCCCGAGGACTTCGACGAGGCTGCGCGGGAACTCGCCGTGGCGCGCAAGGTCGCCCGGTGCCAGGTGCGGGAGCTGGCTCCCAACGTGGTGTCCATCGACTTCCAGCGCCGGGACCTGCTCGCCACTCCGGTGCCCTGCCCGCAGTTCACCGAGCTGGACGCCTCAGCTGTGGACCTGCGACGCGCCTGGGCTGGGCGGACCGAGTACGGGGAGGACTGGCACCTGCCGCTGTACGGCTCGGGAAGCCACACGCTCACGGCCGGCGCTTCGGGCGCGGGCAAGAACTCGGTGATGTGGTGCCCGCTCGCGTCGATCGCCCCAGCGATCCGGGACGGCCTCGTGCGCGTGACCGGCATCGACCCGAAGGGCATGGAACTCGCGTACGGGCGCGGGATCTTCCACCGGTATGCGGTGACGCCGAAGGACGCGCTCGAAGTCCTGGATGAGCTGGTGGCGGCGATGGACACGCGTAAGGCGGAGTTCGCTGGGCGAGTTCGCAATGTGCCGGTCAGCACCGAGAACCCGCTTGAGCTGCTGGAGTTCGACGAGATCGGAGCCCTGACCAAGTACACCGACCGGAAGACCCGTGAGCAGATCATCGAGAAGGTGGCTCTGCTGACCACGCAGGGCCGGGCGCTCGGGTTCACGGTCCGCGGCTACGTGCAGGAGCCGACGAAGGACACGGTCCCAGTCCGGGAGCTGTTCCCCCGCCGTATCTGCCTGCGAGTCACCTCGAAGTCGCACGTGGGCATGGTGCTCGGGGACCAGGCGTACGAGCGGGGTGCGTGGGCCAACCGCATCGGCGAGTCCGAAGCGGGCACCGGCTACGTGTGGGGTGAGGGCATCCGTGAGCCGCTGCGTGTGCGGGCCGGTTGGGTGCCGGATGAGGCGGTCAAGGCACTCGAAGCCTTCGTGACCGGCGGGGCTGTCGTGCCGTTCCGCGGCCCTGAGGGCGGTGTTGCGGCATGAGGACTCCCTTGGAGAGGCTGACCCGGGCGTTCTGGGGGCACCTGCGGGACTTCCCGCTTCCGGAGCCTTGCCGGGTGACGCTGCACCCGGGCATGCCGGAAATCCAAGTGCAGGTGGCTCCCGGCGAGGCCGGTGTGCATCTCGCCGAGTTGCTGCTGTGGGCCTACACGCTCGACCAGGTCACCGCGACGTGGTGGCGCACCGAGCAGAACAACCTGCACATCACCATTCGCGGTCGTTCGCAGGACGGGGCGCAGTTCCTCGTTTACGGCGGGGTTGCGTGGCGGCACTGCGGCGGCCTGGTGCAGCTCGCGACCGGTGCTCGTGAGGGCGTGTCGGTCGATGAGCTGTACACGCTGCGGATGCTGCTCGACGAGCAGGCGGTGGAGGTGGCCGCGTGAGCACTCGTGCTGAGCGGATGCGGCTGCCGCTGTCCACGGAGGTCATGAAGGCCACCGCGGAGAAGCACGGGGTGTGCGTGCGGCCGTTCACGATGGAAGTCGGCGACCCCGACACCGGCGAACTCCGCTACATCGCCGTGCCCTGCGGCTCCACCGTGGAGAGCGTCTGCGGGCCGTGTGCCAAGAAGGCCAAGGCGTTGCGGATGGCCCAGTGCCGGGAAGGCTGGCACCTCACCGAGGAACCCGACTTCACCCCGGCCCCACCGACACCGGAGCAGAAGGAGTTGATCGAGTTCCGCGCGGATCTGGTGGCGCGGTATCGGGAGGCGGTCGAGCACGGTGAGGAGGGCCAGGCCGACGAGCTGCGGGACGAGATCCGCGGGGTTGATGAGGAACTTCGGCAACTCGGCATGCGCGGCCGGCTCCCGTCGCCGGACCTGCCGTCGAAGCGGCCGGTGAAGCGGTCAACCAAGCGGCGGCAGGACGCCCCCAACCTGCCCCGGAAAAAGGTCGCCAAAACCACCGTGGGGCGGGAGTACGCCGGGAAGTTCCGGCCGTCGATGTTCGTGACCCTGACCTGCGACACCTACGGCCGGGTGCGGGACGACGGGACACCGGTCGACATGGCGACCTATGACTATCGGCGGGCGGCGCGGGATGCGGTGCACTTCGCCTCGCTGGTGGATCGGTGGTGGCAGAACCTCCGCCGCGTCGTCGGCTGGGACGTCCAGTACTTCGCCACGGTGGAGCCGCAGAAGCGCACCGCCCCGCACCTGCACGCGGCATTGCGGGGGTCGATTCCGCATGAGGTGCTGCGGCAGGTCACCGAGGCCACCTACCACCAGGTCTGGTGGCCCCGCCACGACGAGCTGGTCTATGGCGGGGACCGGCTGCCCGTGTGGGACGCGCGGGTGAAGGGGTTTGTGGATCCGGAGAAGCACGAGCCGTTGACGCCGTGGGAGGAGGCGGTGGAGGAGGTCGAAGAACCGGCACACGTGGTGACGTTCGGGCGGCAGGTGCACTCCAAGGGCATCCTCGGCGGCACCGAAGAAGCCGGACGCCACATCGGCTACCTCACCAAATACCTCACCAAGAGCACCGGCGAGGTGGTCGAAGCCACGAGCGCGAGGCAGCGGGAGCACCACGACCGGCTTCACGCGGAACTGGCGATCACTCCGTGTTCGCCTCGGTGTGCGGTGTGGCTGCTCTACGGGGTGCAGCCACTCGGGGCCTCCAGCCGGATGACTCCGGGCCACTGCAAAGGCCGGGCACACCGGCGCACCACCCTCGGGCTCCCCGGCCGGCGGGTCCTGGTCTCCCGAAAGTGGTCCGGGAAGTCGCTGGCCGATCACAAGGCGGACCGGAAGGCGTTCGTCCGGGACATGCTCGCGAACGTCGGCATCGTCAAACCCGACGAAGACACCTCACGGCTGATCTGGCGCAAAGTCCAACCCGGCGACCGGGACGCACCACCACGCGCGCACCTCCTGATGCGGGCCATCGCAGAACGGATCACCTGGAAGGCCGAGTACGACCGGGCACTCCTCGCGGCCCATCCACCGGGCTCAGAAACTTCGGCAATTCAGCAAGCAGCCTGATCACCTGGGGGAGGAAGACACCTTGAACACGCACTACCTGAACGTCGAGCAGGCGGCCGAGTACCTGAACACCTCGGTGCGCTTCGTCCGTCGGCTGATCGCCGAACGCCGGATCGCCTTCCACAAGGTCGGCGTTCACGTTCGGCTGGCCGTCGACGACCTGGAGGCGTTCGTGCAGGCCGGTCGGGTCGAGCCGATCAATGCGGCGTCCGTGCTCCGCGACCTCGGACGGGCAGCCTGACGTGGCGAACAAGAAGGGGCGTCGAGGGTTCGGCAACGTCCGCCAGCTTCCGTCGGGTCGCTGGCAGGCTCGCTATCCCGGGCCGGACGGGCAATTCCGAAAGGCACCCGACACCTTCGAGACCAAGCGTGCGGCCGAGCGCTGGTTGTCGGTCGTCGAAAGCCAGATCATCCAGGGCGAGTGGACCGACCCGGAGCGGGCGAAGGTCAAGCTCGGGGACTATGCGAGTCAGTGGGTCAATCAGCGCCCTGGGCTGCGTCCACGCACAACCGAGCTGTACCGGTGGCTTCTGCGGAAGCACATCGAACCGCGGCTCGGTGGGGTCGAGCTGGGCAAGTTGACGACGGCCACCATCCGGCAGTGGCGGGCGGACCTGCTGGCGGCGGGAGTATCCGAGTCGATGACCGCCAAGGCGTACCGGCTGCTCCGGGCGGTCCTGAACACCGCTGTGGAGGAGGACCGCATCCTCCAGCGCAATCCGTGCCGGGTTCGTGGAGCGGATCGGGAGAACCCGGCGGAGCGGCCGGTCCTGTCGGTGGCGCAGGTCTTCGACTTGGCCGGCCGGATGCCGGAGCGGTTCCGGGCGCTCGTCCTGCTCGCGGCGTTCGGCTCACTTCGCTGGGGTGAGGTGACGGCCCTGCGGCGCTGCGACGTGGCCGAGGACGGGAGCTGGGTCCGGGTCTCGCGGGCGTTCGTCGAGGTCCGCGGGAAGGGGCTGACGGTGGGGCCACCGAAGTCCCGGGCTGGTGTGCGGACGGTGATCATCCCGGCGGCCGTCCGACCGGAGGTGGTGAAGCACCTGGACACCTACGTGAAGCCGGATCCGCTCGCGCTGCTGTTCACGGGCGAGCGGGACGGCAACGCACTGCGTCGGCCGAACTTCAACCAGCGGACCCGGTGGACTGAGGTCGTCGCGAAGATGGGGCTCAAGGGCCTGCACTTCCACGATCTGCGACACGCGGGCAACATTTGGGCC carries:
- a CDS encoding HAD family hydrolase, with amino-acid sequence MTAAELLDQARALLLDFDGPVCSVFAGIPAPVVADQLRTVLADAGHASPEPVASSSDPFDVLEYAASLGDDDARYVEAAFTAHEVEAMTTAAPTEGAHELMQAWHGSGRPLAIVSNNSAAAISAYLDFYGLRPLVDTVSARESADIRLLKPRPHLLNQALRALGIPAERCVFVGDSLTDIEAAKAAGVRSIGYANKPGKRERFTSAGADAITDVLTELATVP
- a CDS encoding phosphotransferase, yielding MKVPDKLASSVRARWPDRADTWLTSIGPELDELTRQHSATPQRVLPARYAFVVSATSPHGPLIFRASPDPAALDQATVAEALGHLDVGPKIHLTTSTDTGSWTVMEQVIPGTPLADANPATLDIEALARPLRAMAGQPAPSADLPLITDWLRDRLTNDNLTELPVGEQIAPKAERVHALELLDDLAADMRPGLCHGDASPWNILAGPNNHWKLIDPRGMQGEPEYDAAVVAYKLERILHTSHAGAMVAAASGIRFARVVPWMHIARAARI
- a CDS encoding FtsK/SpoIIIE domain-containing protein, with amino-acid sequence MNAHTFGVLLLGSAGLAVVVWVLQKLGKALASIAEALAAAAVVFLALWWVLKGAVWVVKEILTHPRTTLAVLAVAAWCMWLGWMSLAVTGLVIATGLLTWRRFHLVSFDQWAGRALRSWWFRWALYMPKLPEWLHACGLSVKDDTVPVDLTVTLVGRKKITRDQRRPGVRLPKVRRVRSGASWDEVRVELVPGQKPEDFDEAARELAVARKVARCQVRELAPNVVSIDFQRRDLLATPVPCPQFTELDASAVDLRRAWAGRTEYGEDWHLPLYGSGSHTLTAGASGAGKNSVMWCPLASIAPAIRDGLVRVTGIDPKGMELAYGRGIFHRYAVTPKDALEVLDELVAAMDTRKAEFAGRVRNVPVSTENPLELLEFDEIGALTKYTDRKTREQIIEKVALLTTQGRALGFTVRGYVQEPTKDTVPVRELFPRRICLRVTSKSHVGMVLGDQAYERGAWANRIGESEAGTGYVWGEGIREPLRVRAGWVPDEAVKALEAFVTGGAVVPFRGPEGGVAA
- a CDS encoding helix-turn-helix domain-containing protein, producing the protein MNTHYLNVEQAAEYLNTSVRFVRRLIAERRIAFHKVGVHVRLAVDDLEAFVQAGRVEPINAASVLRDLGRAA
- a CDS encoding GntR family transcriptional regulator, producing the protein MYEWLADDIAARIASGEMPPRSALPNERRLAEEYRVSLGTARHAVEILRERGLVTTIRSKGTFVVERETNR
- a CDS encoding tyrosine-type recombinase/integrase; protein product: MSVVESQIIQGEWTDPERAKVKLGDYASQWVNQRPGLRPRTTELYRWLLRKHIEPRLGGVELGKLTTATIRQWRADLLAAGVSESMTAKAYRLLRAVLNTAVEEDRILQRNPCRVRGADRENPAERPVLSVAQVFDLAGRMPERFRALVLLAAFGSLRWGEVTALRRCDVAEDGSWVRVSRAFVEVRGKGLTVGPPKSRAGVRTVIIPAAVRPEVVKHLDTYVKPDPLALLFTGERDGNALRRPNFNQRTRWTEVVAKMGLKGLHFHDLRHAGNIWASKAGTSTKDLMARMGHDDMRAALIYQRATSDADERIADRLSQLVEEHRRGKGGDDPDDDGALVPAT
- a CDS encoding replication initiator, with translation MRLPLSTEVMKATAEKHGVCVRPFTMEVGDPDTGELRYIAVPCGSTVESVCGPCAKKAKALRMAQCREGWHLTEEPDFTPAPPTPEQKELIEFRADLVARYREAVEHGEEGQADELRDEIRGVDEELRQLGMRGRLPSPDLPSKRPVKRSTKRRQDAPNLPRKKVAKTTVGREYAGKFRPSMFVTLTCDTYGRVRDDGTPVDMATYDYRRAARDAVHFASLVDRWWQNLRRVVGWDVQYFATVEPQKRTAPHLHAALRGSIPHEVLRQVTEATYHQVWWPRHDELVYGGDRLPVWDARVKGFVDPEKHEPLTPWEEAVEEVEEPAHVVTFGRQVHSKGILGGTEEAGRHIGYLTKYLTKSTGEVVEATSARQREHHDRLHAELAITPCSPRCAVWLLYGVQPLGASSRMTPGHCKGRAHRRTTLGLPGRRVLVSRKWSGKSLADHKADRKAFVRDMLANVGIVKPDEDTSRLIWRKVQPGDRDAPPRAHLLMRAIAERITWKAEYDRALLAAHPPGSETSAIQQAA
- a CDS encoding GntR family transcriptional regulator, whose protein sequence is MQVANALRAAILTKKFSPGDKLPSRNELAKTYNVAPMTVQNALRELREEGLIVSRQGSGVFVRERTERPIGLRPHIERAFEAQHVTVDFAGFSGETLHGVIAEPLDKIRIGRLRPESIRVRLLVPDPRQPWTLPVTVDERTDSPVFRKRAEEIMRRNTLAIVDSVTELADLGLINEASAEIRVHNVPPTFKLYLINDEEAFFGFYPVREHVISYDGQTESMYDLMGKDAILFHHSANDDDTSTGSQYVDQAKTWFESMWSSVGKDFQR